The following are encoded together in the Acipenser ruthenus chromosome 24, fAciRut3.2 maternal haplotype, whole genome shotgun sequence genome:
- the LOC117429610 gene encoding inactive tyrosine-protein kinase PEAK1-like — protein MSACNTFTEHVWKPGECKNCFKPKSLHCLTRGNLEKGFQQQQQHLPTSGRGGVGHLKPNANHQGGGPVRSSTTAHFRPPVAKKPTIAVKPTMMLSAAPLDSEGNPSPPQTDGKTSSYMVWNRNGMNHKRPGGINNNEGEGGEEIVPSSSNSGLTEVLKEIAGLCSGSSSGSSSRNLFLGRISSCYKRSLERGLPASSCLAVGSSGTTREGNQKQVSLSGRAEVISTEGGLFCYPDFSSEGEEDEDESETEEGGEHESWDESDEELLSMEIRMRGQPRFANFRAATLSPVRFCGSKKWNTVPLRNRSLQRICAVDYDDSYDEILNGYPSEQANGGPILIPCSQDSMQGSCFFSNSESTTSPDSSSSLPEDSRTTSSSGSSAPCLMPNIITSPKDPKSDYDCINDNRNVTRSATKPPALETHKAVLAVRLDDQDKDQKGNVGALNGSPLPRALPGQPVTISFSPGEEQAKPYRVVNLEKPAICKPYTVVDVSASMVSNKGQNQNGVSKTKASPTPTSTPTSPLGHPLTPTTAAAVKSVVLNTYQKKSSNIRYQEVWTSNTSPRQKIPRVELIGGSINSEKGGPTVPPRHCSHKSAPTSPTTGLSSSRTVPVKSPNLSEIKFNSYNNAGMPPFPIIIRDEPTYARSAKNAVKVPIVINPNAYDNLAVYKSFLGLSGELPQSKVGGGRVSSHTYEEIGSSESNPSSPTPDTSKKAVLEKVGGEDQKAGRVAQNIQELNTGTNTIATTTASIQGNSLCSPSKNLGTISPVRSQKPNDDSFLLKAGNIEQLPPLGTGTTHREKASTVLSQIVASIQPPQSPPESPTAQNKACSAEDLYSLPPDATKEAPVRPKSLFTLADGSLSKTKNETTAKQIPITPTSPKSEPAAPFPPPRSTSSPYHASNLLQRHFGNWAKPATCAGGASRPSEAELTPGAGEGRRTVAESAKPKRWISFKSFFRRRKDEEEQQKEKADREKGKLVGLDGTVIHMLPPPPVQRHHWFSEAKTDDPKQKPTIIFTYKPEPSGSADLSKEPEEEAALQGSRESEHRSLEQPESKRDDESPSTLLPKKMVSQLPGERKEDDMPTVPQPCTAQREVPAREDPGSGAVTSASASEDSVSVEERDEEGSVSPASSICSATYSNLGQSRANMIPLKHPRNPKGSDDTTIFRDLVGSDSGSKVTPPPLPKKKILRANTEPSSGGKDPPSLRHMGEAIPGGNNLSVANPLYDLDSTWETASQGSSLSSEARLLDHESGDSLERPLGTFNKGREKRGCRSTESLAGQDRPGRGGLLKPQRQALYKGIDKLDEVVGRIRGLHTDTLRKLSNKCEDRFMAGQKAHLRFGTDCWSDFRLTTGKPCCVAGDAIYYTASYAKDPLINYAIKICKSKVKETQQQFFHSLAVRQSLAMHFNIQQDCGHFLADVPVRLLPWEEARSPEEEDEGRGKKKKTTETTTTNHQPEVLKPLQTGHSQTIGNSGKLCSRVVVITREVPYQTVADFVREGATRHERNPDLYERQVCLLLLQLCSGLEHMKPHHVTHCDLRLENLLLVHCQPGNPWNFEVLEPNNNSSAGTSTPAINSACPARLIISNFSQAKQKRQMIDPDILRDQSRLAPEIITATQYKKCDEFQTGILIYEMLHQPNPFEECPELKEREYTQADLPPVPRRSLYSHGLQQLARLLLTANPTERILISEARACLQCLLWGPREDLFQSLNTSHREATLQNWLDLKRTLLMIKFAERSLDADCAVSLEDWLCCQYLAFATTDLLGRIVKIMQLH, from the exons ATGTCCGCCTGCAACACCTTCACAGAACACGTGTGGAAACCAGGCGAGTGTAAGAACTGCTTCAAACCCAAGAGCTTGCACTGCCTGACTAGAGGAAACTTAGAGAAGGgcttccagcagcagcagcaacatctCCCCACTTCAGGTAGAGGAGGTGTAGGCCACTTGAAACCCAACGCCAACCACCAGGGTGGTGGGCCAGTGCGCTCCAGCACAACTGCTCACTTCCGCCCCCCAGTGGCCAAGAAGCCCACCATTGCTGTGAAGCCTACTATGATGTTATCCGCCGCTCCCCTGGATTCTGAGGGGAACCCTAGTCCTCCGCAGACAGATGGAAAAACCTCATCATACATGGTCTGGAACCGCAACGGGATGAATCATAAAAGGCCTGGGGGCATCAACAACAACGAGGgtgaaggaggagaggagattgTGCCAAGCAGCAGCAACAGTGGGTTAACAGAGGTGTTGAAGGAGATTGCCGGTCTCTGCTCTGGCTCCAGCTCAGGCTCAAGCTCTCGGAATCTCTTTCTGGGGCGCATCAGCAGCTGCTACAAGCGCTCGTTGGAACGGGGTTTGCCAGCATCCAGCTGCCTGGCAGTGGGAAGCAGTGGAACAACGCGGGAAGGGAACCAGAAGCAGGTATCACTTAGCGGGAGGGCAGAAGTAATTAGTACAGAAGGTGGTCTCTTCTGCTACCCAGATTTCTCCAGTGAGGGAGAGGAGGATGAGGACGAGAGCGAAACAGAGGAAGGTGGTGAGCATGAGAGCTGGGATGAGAGTGATGAGGAGCTACTATCCATGGAAATACGCATGCGGGGCCAACCACGTTTCGCCAACTTTCGGGCTGCTACCCTGTCACCTGTACGATTTTGTGGAAGCAAGAAGTGGAATACTGTGCCACTACGAAACCGCTCCTTGCAGCGCATCTGTGCTGTAGATTACGACGACAGCTACGACGAGATACTGAATGGCTACCCATCTGAGCAAGCAAACGGGGGTCCCATCCTAATTCCCTGCAGCCAGGACAGCATGCAGGGCTCCTGCTTCTTTTCCAACTCTGAGTCCACCACATCTCCCGACTCCTCTTCTTCCCTTCCTGAAGACTCCCGTACCACATCCagtagtgggagcagtgctccaTGCCTCATGCCCAACATTATAACCTCTCCAAAAGACCCCAAGTCAGATTATGATTGCATCAATGACAACAGAAATGTCACCCGGTCGGCCACCAAGCCACCAGCTTTAGAAACACACAAAGCTGTACTGGCTGTAAGGCTGGATGATCAGGATAAGGACCAGAAGGGCAATGTTGGAGCTTTAAATGGCTCTCCTCTTCCCAGGGCCCTACCAGGACAACCGGTGACCATCAGTTTCAGCCCAGGGGAAGAGCAAGCTAAGCCCTACCGTGTGGTCAACTTGGAGAAGCCAGCTATATGTAAGCCTTACACTGTGGTGGATGTCTCTGCTTCCATGGTCAGCAACAAGGGTCAAAATCAAAATGGGGTGTCCAAAACCAAAGCCTCCCCTACACCCACCTCCACCCCTACTTCTCCTTTAGGTCATCCCCTGACCCCAACCACTGCAGCAGCTGTGAAATCTGTAGTGCTCAACACTTATCAAAAGAAATCAAGCAACATCCGCTACCAGGAGGTTTGGACCTCCAATACAAGCCCCCGGCAGAAGATCCCCAGAGTAGAGCTAATTGGAGGCAGCATCAACAGTGAGAAAGGGGGGCCCACTGTGCCCCCCAGACACTGTAGCCATAAGTCAGCACCCACCTCCCCAACAACAGGCCTCTCTTCATCTAGAACCGTGCCAGTAAAATCACCCAACCTGTCAGAGATCAAGTTTAACAGCTACAACAATGCTGGAATGCCCCCCTTCCCCATCATTATCCGTGATGAGCCAACCTATGCCCGTTCAGCCAAGAATGCTGTGAAGGTGCCCATCGTCATCAACCCCAACGCTTACGACAACCTTGCTGTCTACAAAAGCTTCCTGGGACTCAGCGGGGAGCTGCCACAGTCCAAAGTAGGAGGAGGGAGAGTCTCCAGCCACACCTATGAGGAAATTGGATCTTCAGAGAGCAACCCTTCATCGCCTACACCAGACACAAGCAAGAAAGCTGTTTTGGAGAAAGTTGGGGGTGAGGACCAGAAGGCAGGTAGAGTTGCACAGAATATCCAGGAACTCAACACAGGAACCAACACTATTGCTACTACTACTGCCTCCATCCAGGGAAATTCTCTGTGCTCTCCAAGCAAAAACCTGGGCACCATCTCTCCTGTGAGATCCCAGAAACCAAACGATGATTCCTTTCTCCTGAAGGCAGGTAACATAGAGCAATTGCCGCCGTTGGGAACCGGAACTACTCACCGGGAGAAAGCCAGCACAGTTCTCTCCCAGATCGTGGCATCAATCCAACCACCGCAGTCACCACCAGAATCACCAACAGCGCAGAACAAAGCCTGCAGTGCTGAGGACCTCTACTCCCTTCCACCTGATGCCACCAAGGAAGCCCCTGTCCGACCCAAATCACTCTTTACTCTTGCCGATGGCAGCCTGTCCAAAACCAAGAATGAGACTACTGCCAAGCAGATTCCCATCACCCCTACAAGCCCCAAATCTGAACCTGCCGCCCCCTTTCCCCCACCAAGATCCACATCATCCCCGTACCATGCCAGTAACCTGCTTCAGAGGCACTTTGGCAACTGGGCAAAGCCAGCAACCTGTGCCGGTGGTGCATCCCGGCCAAGTGAAGCAGAGTTGACACCAGGAGCTGGGGAAGGGAGAAGGACGGTGGCAGAAAGTGCCAAGCCCAAGCGCTGGATTTCCTTTAAGAGCTTCTTCCGCAGACGGAAGGATGAGGAAGAACAACAGAAGGAGAAGGCAGATCGAGAGAAGGGAAAGCTTGTGGGGCTTGACGGCACAGTCATCCATATGCTGCCACCACCCCCTGTTCAGCGCCACCACTGGTTCAGCGAGGCCAAGACCGATGACCCCAAACAGAAACCCACCATCATCTTCACTTACAAGCCGGAGCCCAGTGGTAGTGCAGATTTGTCCAAGGAGCCAGAGGAAGAGGCAGCACTTCAGGGAAGCAGGGAGAGCGAACATAGATCCCTGGAGCAGCCTGAGTCCAAGAGAGACGACGAGTCCCCATCAACTCTTCTACCAAAGAAGATGGTCAG CCAATTGCCTGGAGAGCGGAAAGAGGATGACATGCCGACAGTCCCGCAGccctgcacagcacagcgagAGGTGCCAGCGAGAGAGGACCCAGGTAGTGGTGCTGTCACTTCAGCATCCGCCAGCGAAGACAGTGTCAGTGTGGAGGAGCGAGATGAGGAGGGGAGTGTATCGCCGGCCTCCAGCATCTGCAGCGCCACCTATAGCAACCTGG GCCAATCCAGGGCCAACATGATACCACTGAAGCATCCCAGGAATCCAAAAGGCTCAGATGACACCACTATATTCAGAGACCTGGTAGGATCAGACTCTGGTTCAAAAGTAACACCCCCTCCACTTCCCAAAAAGAAGATACTGCGGGCCAACACAGAGCCATCAAGTGGGGGCAAAGACCCCCCCTCCCTACGGCATATGGGAGAGGCAATTCCAGGGGGCAACAACCTTAGCGTGGCAAACCCTCTGTATGACCTTGACTCGACCTGGGAGACAGCCAGTCAGGGCTCCTCGCTCAGCTCAGAGGCGCGATTGCTAGACCATGAGTCCGGGGACTCATTGGAGCGGCCGCTGGGCACCTTCAACAAAGGACGAGAAAAAAGGGGCTGCCGCAGCACAGAGTCCCTGGCAGGCCAAGACAGGCCAGGGCGAGGTGGATTGCTCAAGCCCCAGAGACAGGCATTGTACAAAGGCATTGATAAGTTGGACGAGGTAGTGGGCCGGATACGGGGGCTTCATACTGACACATTGCGAAAGCTGTCCAACAAGTGCGAGGACCGATTCATGGCTGGACAGAAGGCCCACCTCCGATTTggcacagactgttggtctgactTCCGACTCACTACTGGCAAACCCTGCTGCGTGGCTGGAGATGCCATCTATTACACAGCATCATATGCCAAGGACCCCCTCATCAACTACGCCATTAAG ATCTGTAAGAGCAAGGTGAAGGAGACCCAGCAGCAGTTCTTCCACAGCCTGGCTGTGCGGCAGAGTCTGGCTATGCATTTCAACATCCAGCAGGACTGCGGGCACTTCTTGGCAGATGTGCCTGTCCGTCTATTGCCTTGGGAGGAAGCTAGGTCCCCAGAGGAAGAAGATGAGGGtagaggaaagaaaaagaaaaccacagAGACAACCACAACAAACCACCAGCCCGAAGTGCTGAAACCGCTTCAGACAGGCCACTCCCAGACCATAGGCAACTCTGGCAAACTGTGCAGCCGAGTGGTGGTCATCACCCGGGAGGTGCCCTACCAGACTGTGGCAGATTTTGTGCGGGAGGGGGCAACCCGCCATGAGAGGAACCCAGATCTTTATGAGCGTCAAgtgtgtctgctgctgctgcagctctgCTCTGGGCTGGAACACATGAAGCCCCATCACGTCACGCACTGTGACCTGCGGCTGGAGAACCTTCTCCTCGTGCACTGCCAGCCGGGTAATCCCTGGAACTTCGAAGTCCTGGAGCCTAACAACAACAGCAGCGCTGGCACCAGCACCCCTGCCATCAACTCAGCCTGCCCAGCACGGCTTATCATTAGCAACTTCTCGCAGGCTAAGCAGAAGAGGCAGATGATCGACCCAGACATTTTGCGCGACCAGTCTCGACTCGCTCCCGAGATAATCACGGCAACCCAATACAAGAAATGTGACGAGTTCCAGACAGGTATCCTGATCTATGAAATGCTGCACCAGCCCAACCCCTTCGAGGAGTGTCCTGAGCTGAAGGAGAGAGAGTACACGCAGGCAGACCTTCCTCCTGTCCCCCGGCGCTCACTCTACTCCCACGGCCTGCAGCAGCTGGCTAGGCTGCTCCTGACTGCCAACCCCACGGAGCGCATCCTTATCTCAGAGGCACGGGCGTGTCTGCAGTGTTTGCTGTGGGGCCCGCGCGAGGACCTCTTCCAGTCACTGAACACCAGCCACAGGGAGGCCACACTGCAGAACTGGCTGGACCTCAAGCGGACGCTGCTGATGATCAAGTTTGCTGAGCGCTCATTGGACGCTGACTGTGCGGTCAGCTTAGAGGATTGGCTGTGCTGTCAGTACCTGGCCTTTGCTACCACAGACTTACTGGGACGCATTGTCAAGATCATGCAGCTTCATTAA